The genomic region CTGTCTGTGCTCACACTCCTCCCCCAGCCTGCCCACCTACCCTCCCCCGTCCTGGTTATTTCGGTCCCAGCAGCCTCCTATGCCAGCGCCAGGATCCAGAAGGCCCGAGAGCTCTGAGTTCTGGGCCCAGCTCAGCCAGACCTCCAGGAAACCTCCACGGCTGGGTCCTTCCTGGGCCTCTGTATTCCCACCATTAAATGGCACGATAGTTCTACACCTGAAGGACCGGACTGCAGCCCCAACAAAGATCGAAATGATGGCTTCCCCCGGAGGAGTGGAGCAGAATTTCTATGAATGTCCAGCCCAGGCCCATCAAGACAACCTCGGGTTCTCAGTGGAAGCAGCTTCACTTTGTCTCTGAATGGTCAGTGGGTGAGGAACCACGCTGTATTCCCTGTGCTGCTGGGGGTTGTTTAAAGACCTGGGGGCAGGCCAGACACTGCTACTCAGTAGTAGTAAGATCCTGGGCAAGCCATTTAATCCcacctgagcctcaatttcttcatctgagaaatggAGATCATatcatacacatacatatgtgcatGCCACCATTTCTAAGAGCTAAGTGAGATGGAGTCAAAGGCCAGGGTAGGGATGGGGTGGAAGGCAGTCAGGTAGAGGCAAATTTCAAGGCCAGGTAAAAGTGGTAAGAACTGCCACCAGGAGCCAGGTCCCTCTGGGCCAGGTATCAGAGAGCTCTCCTTGGGGCACACTATATAAAATACAGTCCTCACCAGGGTGCCCCACTGCGTGCCTGTTGAAGACCCACATGCCTGGCTCCTACAGGTGTCAGAGCCTCCTGGATGGTCAGACCCCACACCAGTCCCATGGCTCTGTGGTGTGAAGATGGAGCCATTAAATATGGCTGCATCTCCAGCCAGGGTCCCCCTGCTCTGAGCCATCTGCAGACTGGAGAACAGCCTGGTGGGTCCAGACATAGCGGGCAGAAGGGTAGGGCTCAGCCttctgttggggctggcctggcaccCTGGTCAACCTTACTGTGGTCGGTTGGCAAGGCCTTTGGAGGGCAAAgtccttggggggggggggtgtgtgagCAAGACTGGAGTCCAGGCAGAGGCAGGTCACAGCATGGGTGACCTCACAGGCTGCCTGGAGGGATGGCCAGCACCCGGCCCCATCTCACACAGAGCAGGGTAGTGTCTGCATCAGCACAATTTTATGAATAAATAGTCAGTGGTGACAAGGAGGAGATGATCTATGAGGATGGCTGGGGGGAGGAAGGgtggttgccagataaaatacagcgTGCCTAGCTAGTTACTTTGAATTTCAGACACATAATAGTTAATctttttagtataagtgtgtccCATGTGATATTTAAGACATATACTAAAAAGTTAtgcattgtttatctgaaattacaATTGAACTGGGCATCCCGTCTTTTTATTTGCTACATCTGGCAAACTTGGTGTCGGGGTAGGGGAGTCCGTGTTGGGCCCAACCTGCCAGCCAAGACCCACTCACCAGAGAAGAACTGGCTGATGGAGGTGGGAAGGAGCGTGAGGAAGGCCAGGGGGTGGGCGAAAGAGATGGAAAGGACGGCAGAGATGTAGGCCACGCCGGCCACCATGGAGTAGAGGCAGGCAAGGGAGGTGTAGAGGCAGAACAGGACGAAGTTGCGCATGTTTCTGCTGCCGATGCAGTTGCCGGTGAAGAAACAGTGATGGTCGTGCCTCAGGGTGACTCTGGCGCACACTCGGCAGAAGTGGGTGCTGGGCGGGGGGCATGGAGCCCTCTTGGCCGAGGCCCCCTGGCAGGCGTCCAGGTCATCCGGAGAGTTCTGGATGACCAGGACGTAATTGCCCAGGGCGTTGGTTGAGAGGAACAGGAACAACGCCCCGTGGAGCAGCGCCGGCGAGAAGAGCGGGGCGGCCGCGGGGTCCTCGCGCATgctgggcaggaagaggaagagctgCAGCACGAAGGTCACCAGGGAGATGCACAGGAAGTAGGCGGGGGCCACCACGTTGAGCAGCCTCAGGGCCAGCATCCTGGATTACATTCCTAAGGAGCCCGGGGTGAGAGGAAGACTTACCGCTGTGTCCAGGGGGCGCCCTAGGGCGCTCCTCCAGAGCTGTATGTCCGTCCGCTCCACTCAAATCCATGCTCTTCGAACCCTGTCCCTCGGATcatccctcctctcttccctaaGCCCGGACCAAGCAGGCGTGAGACCCCAAGACCGCAAAGACCCCTGCGTGCCAGGCTTTACCTCCCCGTGCCCACTCCCTCGGTTTTTGAGCGACCTAGGCGACCTGGCGCCCCGGGGTCAGGCACAAGGAGGGCGAGGTCGGGGCTTGTTCGCACTCTGTAGGGAGGAACCGGGCGGGGCTAGGGCTCCGCTCCTTTCTGGCAGTGGAAATGAGCCCAGATTTGGGATTTCTCCTTTAGACCCCCTATGAGGAGAAATCGAAGGATTTGGGGTAGGGGCGGAGAGAAATGACCAACTGGAAGTCCCGcttcccctcccctttcttctcctcctgcccccaccccacccccacacattTTGGGCAATGCTCAGGAACCTCACTGGTTACCCAAGGCTCTTTGGAGGTTTGTGTGCTTGTGCGTCcgtgatgtatgtgtgtgtgtagggggggtgGGGTTTCCTTGTGTCTGATTCTGTACGTGTAATCTGTGTGCGCCTGGGTATCTGtgtttgtgtatgtctgtgcGTACACACACTCGACCTCTGCCACTTggctttttgaaaaaatcaattaaaacaaTCGATACATTCACACACGCGCTCAGGCACTCGGTGCGGGGCGATGGGGGGCTCAGCCGGAATACCTGTGTCAGCTGGTCCCGGTCAGCCCATCTCTCCGACGCTGGCTGCCCAGGCTATTTCTTTGCGAGGAGCGTTTTCATTTTGAGGCGACGAAATTAAAATCCCCCATTCGCGCCCTCCTCCCGCCCTCCTGGGGCGAGAAACCCAAACAACCCCGATGGCTCTGAAACCCTTTCGATGCCAACAAGCCCGCCCTGGGCGCAGGAGTGGATGCTCGGCCAGCCTTTCGGCGGATCGACCCCCCGCCGCTGAGCGCAGCCCCCACCGCATCCCCACTCCACCCCGCCTTCCACAGCGCTGGTTTCTGCCAGGCTTCGGAAGCCACCGGGAAATGAGATTCTGGCGCCCGAGAGAACTTTTCCAGGGGCTAATGAGTCGGCGAGCCCGAGGCGCGAGAAAAGTTCTGGGAAGGCGGCAGCACCCAGGATGGGCGAATGCCACGAGGCCTCCGTCCGGGCTGTCCCGCCTCGATTGGGCAACTGGTCACCTTGGAGTCCCCTTTGCAGGTTCCAGTGTCCCCGGGGACCCGCGGCCGCCGTGGGGAGCGCGGGCCTCTCTCTACAGCAGGGGCTCAGCGCAAGGCACGCCCGGGGGTGGTCGCTGGGGACTCGGCACCGCCCCGGGCGTGCGctcccgggggctgcggcggcgCTGCCCACCCCGGAGAGCCCTCGGCCCCGGGCTCCGGAGAAGCAAGTGCCTTCCCCACGCCGGTCGCCAGGGGGGCGCGGGAGCAGCCTCCAGATGCGCCGCGGCGCCTGGAAGGCGAAGGACAGGGGCTCGGGGAGTGAGAGGCGCTCGGCGGGCAGCCGCAGCCCGGGCCCTGCGCCGGAGCAGGGACAGCACAGACCCCCCCTGGGCGACCCGGGGCGCGGAGAGCTGTCCGTTCAGCACCGGCGCCGGCCTCGCCCGCGGCGGAGGGCGGCACAGCCGGAGCCCTAGGAGGCAGGCAGAACCGCCGGCCGCCGGCTTCTTGGCCACCGCCTCCCGGACGCCCGGGAAGCcgccccccgcgccgccgccgccgcaccGCCGCAGAGGGGTGGGGAAACGAACTCACCGAGCTCCGGTCGCGGACAAGAGGAGCCCTGGACGCCGGCTCTCGCCCTCCCCGAGGCTGCAAAGTTGTGGGCTCGGCCCTGCTGGCTCGCAGCCTCCTCACGCTTCGCTTCGGGGACTGGGCAGGTAGCGGGGGTGCGGGGAGGAGGGAGCGGGCAGCTGCCGTCCTCCCACTTGGGCGCCAGCGAGTGGGGGCCAGGAGGCGGCGGGGATGGCAGCTGGGCACCCCCTAGCCCcgccacccctccctcccctcctgggggCGGCGCTCTGGCCACCTCTCTCAGCATCTCGGACCTGCCCCCCCTCCCCTCATTCCCCTGGAGAGGGCTGGGGAACCCTGCCTGGCTTCAGCCGCCGGTTCCAGCTGGAGGCTCTGGATTCGGCCCTGATGTGGATGCTCTAGCCACATCATGCAGAGGGATGCTTCTGCTCCGTCCCTCCCCGCTGTGGCGGACAACCCTCCCTGCTCTCCGCTCTCGCTCTCGGACCGAGGGAAGCCTGGGGGTTTGAGAGCTCAGCTTGCCAGGGGCAACACCCATAAAGATCAGCGTCATTGtgcacagagaggttgagaacCCCGACTCTGGAGCCTGTCTGCCTGGGTCTGAATATCCAGCACTCACTACTGTGTGATCTTCAgattccagtttcctcatctgtagaacagAGATGTGAGGACTGTGTGGCAATCTATGTAAAGCCCTTAAACGGGGCCTGCCCATGGTAAGCACCATTGGAGTATTAGTTTGTGTTGATTGGCACTAGTAATTGGGCCCTTCCTATGTACCAGGCAGCGTGCTAAGCCTTTAGCATAAGGCAGCTTTGTTAATCCTCTCAGCAGAAGCTCGATGACCCCCATCGTGTGGATGAGGAGGTTGAGGCACAGAAGGGCTCAGTCACACGCCAAGGTCATGTGGCGGGTAAGTgacagagcctggatttgaactaATGCGCCTGCTCCCGGCCTCTGCACAACCGGGCCTCATCCTGAGACCCAGGGGGAGCTCTGATGCCGGGGAAGAGAGGACACAGAGGGGTTTATCCAGATACAGAGCTTGAGCTGGGAGCTTCTGCCTGGAGCCGTATCCCCTCTCcctgttcctttttccttcctcttcccatctCCACTATTCCGAGGTGGGTCCTGAGACGCAGTAGGAGGGGGGGACCCCTGGCCAGTGTGTGTCAGATGGAGGGGATGGAGGTGGAGTAAAAATAGCTTTAGAAACACTGCAGGAGTATTGGCACCCAGTTCCTCAGTTTCCTGGGCTGTCATGGCTCACCCACCTGCCCTGTTTCACTCCTCTGGATGAAGGCGAGCATcgtaaataaataattgttcatCACTTTCTCAACTGGTTGATTAAAACAAGAGCAATCCCTTAAAACGAGGACCATATGCTTATCAGCTCAGCCTGGATTTTTGAATATGaacaaaacatattttgttttctctgtattttatcagtgtacatcaaaataaaaaggggGCCAGGAAACCTTTTCGTGTTCTGACACGGTCTTGCACGGAAGCAAGAGAACAGCTTGCTAGGCGTCATCCCCCGCTAATCTGGTAGCCCTGCAAGTTCCAGTGGCCACAGGGCAGACATAGGGAAGCACAGATGGCCTTTTGCcttttagagctgttttgtgtCAAGATCATGGCTGCCTGGGCCCTTTTCACAAGCTCTGCCTGCCTCTTGCACTGgcttgggagggagggagcctggaGCGCTGGATTTTGGCTCTATTGATTGAAGATCTCCATTCCCTAAATACCTTGAGAGTCGgatggtatttctaattttatttcgcATTTGGGTGTGTAGTGGGAAGGTGTGTGTCTGAATTTGTGTGTGCGTGAGGGgaggcaaagagagggagaagcaaaAGGCATGTGGGAAGATGTCAGTGGGGGAAGGGAGTACTCAGgcaggaaagagacagagatctGGCCGTGGAAATGCAAACGGACGAGAACAATTGTTTGCTTAGAAATATAGTTTATCaacagaaaaggacattaaaGCTTCAGATCTAGAGCGCATGGTTCTTCAGCCCCACCTCTTAAGTAAATTGAATAAGAGGAAGTACAgccaaatgttattttttttttctaaaattggtGCTTATCCACGACAAAATCAATAGGGAGGTCAATTTGAAACCTTCACTTCCATTCTGGCCCCATCAGAATTAAGCAGACTAAGAACGGACACTTTgttgccacttaccagctgtgggaccttgagcaagtcacttaacctctctgctctTAGTATTTCCATCCATAAAGTGGGATGAAGATGTTACCTTGTGGTGATGACAGTCAAACAGGACAATGTGAGTGCCTCAATCCTGGCAGGAGACGGGACCGTGTTAGCTGCTTATTCCTCCTATTTCTCTTCTGGGCCCTTATCTTTAGCCATGAGAACGCCTTACGTTTCCAACTAAAGTGAGAGCTCCTGGTCTAGGTTGGAAATATTTTGGGGTCTCCTCCACATCGTCTCAGAGGATGGTTTGCCCAGAAGAGACACTGAGTAAAAGTATATTGATTGATGAGTGAATACTGGTCTCTCTCTGAGAGGAAAGCTATGTTCCAAGGTCTTTGAAATGTCTGGCGAGGACGCACCCACCATTGATCTTGCATCCTGCCACCACCCACCCCAACTGTAGGCTCATCTCCATAGACAACgtcagaaaataatttataaaccaCACTCTCCAGTGCACTTGTCATATATTCTCATAGTTGAGCTATGACTGTGCCTGCAGGCGGTCCCAAGGGGGCAGGAACACAGACAGGCCTCTGATTGCTGCCGAGCACTTTCCCAGAAAGACGTGCCATAAATCTTGCTGTTTGGTGGTGTTATTTGAATAAAATGAGTTCCCTCCCAAGTGGCAATCATTCCATTTTGCCTCAGAATGTTGTGTACAAAGAGAAGAACTCTGTGCGGCACGCAGCTTCTCCATTGAGGGGGGAACCCCACACACATGTCTGTCTGGTCCTACAACTCCCTGTGTGTTTGGGATGGAGAACATGCTGAGACACCAGGGGCCACACCTAAGGAGGCTGTGGGGATTTTCCCTATTCTCACGCTCTTATTGATGCTCCCATGCTCTCATGATCAGGGTGAAGATAGAGTGGGGTCTCAAGGTTAACTGATGCCCCGAAATTAAGGTTTTAATGGACATCTTCAGACAGGATGCTCTTTACTGCCGATAGCGAGTCATAGCCAGGGGCAACAGCAAAGTGCTCCTCCAGCCTCAGAAGGCTTACTGAGATGCCATCCCTGCCTGCCTGGATTTGAAAAATGTATAGGTTTAACCTTCATCTTAGCCAACTGAATATAGGAAAATTGAATTCTCAGAGAATTTCCATTAGGAAGTGGTTAATTTACTTGGCCaaccatgttttcattttaacaacAACATTACTTGGATGGAATAAAGTGCTCTGCAGGTTTACAAAGTATACCCacgaaattaaaatttaattgcaCAAGTCTCTTAACAGCCCTGCGAGCTAGCTGGGGCAGAAATGATTAAACCCATTTTtcttatgaggaaactgaggttcagagatttGCTGCACCTTAATTTGCAAGCCTTGCCTATGTTCGACTTAAAATGTGATTTAACATGCAAAAATCTCATCGATACTTAACTTTTCTGGAACACGTCATGGGCATAAAGGAAGCAAGGATTTAACATACTCCTGCAGAATAAAAGCCCTGCATGATCTCCCTTTAGGTAAGATATTTATGTGAAATGACATAAATAAGGGCACCCGACGGCACGGGAACCAGACGCTCTCAAGCGCTCTGCTGTCTGGGTGCTGGAGAGGGTGCATGTGATGGGGGCGGGGATGCTCAACAGCCAAGCTCACCTGTCAAGGTAGAATCAGCAGGTCTGAATGTCACCCTCTGGGTGACAGGTGACACCAGCGATCTCCTTGGTGATTGATGATGGATCAGGGTGGAAATCTTGGCTTGGCTTGGCTTGGAGCCTCCTTTGGAGTGTTCAGGCTGTGGAGAAACGAATGTGATCTTTTACCAATTCGGCCTGGTTTCCAGGGACAGCTCAGGCAGTCCTGGTAGGGATTCTTATGCTTGTGGCCCCGTGTGCGGCTCAGCGGAGGTGGTGGAGGTGGCGGCAGCAAGATTAATTGGGCCTTTCATCTCAGAGcatgcaggaggcagagggagggagaagggggggggggtgtgggagggaaaagaggagggagggagagggcagaggggagaagaggggaaaggagagaggaaagaaaagaaggcgGCTGAGAGAGTGCACACGGCGTCCGACACACCTCGGTTTATGTCTTCACGATGGAGGAGGCTCGGGAGGCCCGAGGAGATCAGCTGTCTCTGCTGAGAGCCCTGCGATGCCAGGTGTCCGGGACGGGAGGGAATGAGGCGGAAGGCTGACAGCTCAATTAGACGAGGAGGGAGGTGAGACAGGAGAGAGCGAGGTCACTGCGGTGCCCTTGGCTGGTTGTAGGACTCTCAGATACCTTGTTATGGTTGCagagctgcaggcagcccagaCCTCACACCCCGGAACCCCACTGCCTCCAACTTCCTCTGCTGCTCTGGCAGAGATGGCCCGGGGCCCAGGAGACAGGCAGTGTGGTGTGATGAAAAAAACAGGAGCTATTGGGGCGAGCTTTTCGTGTCTGCTGACCTGGGCTTGAATCCCTGTTTTCCCattcacttgctgtgtgaccttgagcaagttccttagcctctctgagcctcaaattcCCTTCCATTTAAATGGGGATTTTAGCTAACTTGCAGAATTTGTTGTGAATTTTAAATGACAAAGATGCCAACTCAATAGCACCTGCCATTTCTACGGAAATAGGCCACCAGCTACTAGCTACTAAATAATCCTGCTTTTTGCATAGCACTTACTGCCTCTGTGATAAtcttgtttgtgtgtttattttgttgtttattgtctctTTATAGCTGATATAAACCCCCAAGGGAGGGAACTTACCATCAGCTTTGTTTCTGTACCTTAGACCCAGCACAGAGCCTCATCCACaatgggtgctcagtaaatattaggataaaaaagaaacagtttgGGGGGGCAGAGGAGCGTGAGGGGACTATTCGGGGTGAGAAGATCTATACCTTGATTTTAGTGGTAGTTGCATGACTGTATGTTTGCAAAACTTGTAGAACGGTAGCTCTCCACAGGGAGGACGTTACTGTATGTAACTTATACCTCAATATCTGACCTTTAAAGGTAGCTTAGAGGGAGCAACGGACAAGCGGAATTCAACTAAATAAAAATCCATATTTCCTGCCACCCATTATGTGCCAGGATGACGGGGCCAGGTGCCTCGCGCTGGTTATTTCATTCAATCCTGACAACAAACCTGCCTAATGAAGGTCTGACTTGCCTGTTTTGTAGATGGGGAAATGGGAGCTCAGAGTGGTTATGAGATTTGCCAAGATCGCAAAGCTTGCTAGCAGCAGAAATAAAACCCAGGTCGCTTGACTTCCAACACCCAAGCCGCATCCAGTGTGGTGACATACTGTGCTGGTGTCGATCTCACACTTTAGCATGGACTCACCGGTCAGTCTTTTCCCAGAGGAACAGCATGTAGAGAGAACGGGCTTTTTGCTGGAGACGGGGAATGGAGCGGGTGGGGAGTGGAGTTAACATGAAGAGGCCTGTGGTCGGGATGGAAGTGTCAGATGGGACCAGAGGATAAAAAGGAGCCAGAAGAGCAGTCAGAGACAGGCTCTGGGGTGAGATGATCTGGGTTCAGATT from Equus caballus isolate H_3958 breed thoroughbred chromosome 24, TB-T2T, whole genome shotgun sequence harbors:
- the ZDHHC22 gene encoding palmitoyltransferase ZDHHC22; translation: MLALRLLNVVAPAYFLCISLVTFVLQLFLFLPSMREDPAAAPLFSPALLHGALFLFLSTNALGNYVLVIQNSPDDLDACQGASAKRAPCPPPSTHFCRVCARVTLRHDHHCFFTGNCIGSRNMRNFVLFCLYTSLACLYSMVAGVAYISAVLSISFAHPLAFLTLLPTSISQFFSGAVLGSEMFVILMLYLWFAIGLACAGFCCHQLLLILRGQTRHQVRKGVAVRARPWRKNLQEVFGKRWLLGLLVPMFNVGGESSKQRDK